A window of the Budorcas taxicolor isolate Tak-1 chromosome 8, Takin1.1, whole genome shotgun sequence genome harbors these coding sequences:
- the LOC128052696 gene encoding interferon alpha-H-like — MTDGSPGKWPEASARSPTAPAWSLLLALLLLSCNAICSRGCHLPHTHSLANRRVLTLLRQLRRVSPSSCLQDRKDFAFPQEALGSSQLRKAQAISVLHEVTQHTFQLFSTEGSAVAWDQSLLDKLRAALDQQLTDLQACLRQEEGLRGAPLLKEDSSLAVRKYFHRVTLYLQEKRHSPCAWEVVRAEVMRAFSSSTNLQERFRSKD, encoded by the coding sequence GCCAGAAGCATCTGCAAGGTCCCCGACGGCCCCAGCCTGGTCCTTActcctggccctgctgctgctcagcTGCAACGCCATCTGCTCTCGGGGATGCCACCTGCCTCACACCCACAGCCTGGCCAACAGGAGGGTCTTGACGCTCCTTCGACAACTGAGGAGggtctccccttcctcctgcctgcagGACAGAAAAGACTTCGCATTCCCCCAGGAGGCACTGGGTAGCAGCCAGTTGCGGAAGGCTCAAGCCATCTCTGTGCTCCACGAGGTGACCCAGCACACCTTCCAGCTCTTCAGCACAGAGGGCTCAGCTGTCGCGTGGGACCAGAGCCTCCTGGACAAGCTCCGCGCTGCACTGGATCAGCAGCTCACTGACCTGCAAGCCTGTctcaggcaggaggaggggctgcGAGGGGCTCCCCTGCTCAAGGAGGACTCCAGCCTGGCTGTGAGGAAATACTTCCACAGAGTCACTCTCTATCTGCAAGAGAAGAGACACAGCCCTTGTGCCTGGGAGGTTGTCAGAGCAGAAGTCATGAGAGCCTTCTCTTCCTCAACAAACTTGCAGGAGAGATTCAGGAGCAAGGACTAA